The following proteins are co-located in the Cydia pomonella isolate Wapato2018A chromosome 19, ilCydPomo1, whole genome shotgun sequence genome:
- the LOC133528358 gene encoding uncharacterized protein LOC133528358 has protein sequence MEKLRFTFAILATGPEGKTNTMCITSIEVPDGRVFEVPDDLKPASKHTGITTTEVFTKVKNSLKKRHQTRKLWIPLTEGLRKIYLDEGENVQFGDQYLDEIISETTQSTNNSNNTEPVSKNLGKIAERFLLEKFSGKTTNVEQWIKEFESECKRFEMVQDTKKIEMLKHLMDKQCLDWYNSMVIKFTIDSDWMIWKNNLCESYGNKGWSQIKYAFTFKYQAGSLIEYATKKERLLLEVNKQTDSQTMIHLIVMGLPDFIMDKIDKGKITSTTSLYNELGKYEHIINKKTYNKTKRNTFDAKGAADKIKPCKICEKLNKGTRFHPEEKCWFKQTGDRDNKKNYKNVNNVVLDVELSDDDQKNE, from the coding sequence ATGGAAAAATTAAGATTTACGTTCGCAATATTAGCGACGGGCCCGGAAggaaaaacaaatacaatgtGCATAACCTCAATCGAGGTACCTGATGGTCGTGTTTTTGAAGTTCCGGACGATCTGAAACCTGCCAGTAAACACACGGGTATAACTACTACGGAAGTATTTACGAAAGTCAAAAATTCTCTGAAAAAAAGACATCAAACACGAAAATTATGGATCCCATTAACTGAAGGGTTGAGAAAAATCTACTTGGACGAAGGTGAAAATGTACAGTTCGGTGACCAATATCTAGACGAAATTATAAGTGAAACAACACAATCaactaataatagtaataacacAGAACCTGTAAGTAAAAATTTGGGGAAAATAGCTGAACGGTTTTTACTGGAGAAATTTTCAGGGAAAACGACAAACGTTGAGCAGTGGATCAAGGAATTTGAGAGTGAATGTAAAAGATTTGAAATGGTAcaggatacaaaaaaaattgaaatgttaaaacatttaatgGATAAACAATGCTTAGATTGGTACAACAGCATGGTAATAAAATTTACCATAGATTCAGACTGGATGATTTGGAAAAATAATCTATGTGAGTCATATGGAAATAAAGGCTGGTCTCAGATTAAAtatgcatttacatttaaataccaAGCGGGCTCATTAATAGAATATGCCACAAAGAAGGAAAGGCTACTACTAGAAGTAAATAAACAGACTGACTCGCAGACAATGATTCATCTCATCGTAATGGGTCTACCAGATTTCATAATGGACAAGATCGATAAGGGAAAAATAACATCCACCACAAGTCTTTACAATGAACTTGGGAAATATgagcatataataaataaaaagacttacaataaaacaaaaagaaacacctTTGACGCTAAAGGTGCAGCCGATAAGATCAAACCCTGCAAAATCTGTGAGAAATTAAACAAAGGTACCCGTTTCCACCCTGAGGAAAAATGCTGGTTTAAGCAGACAGGGGATCGTGACAACAAGAAAAATTACAAGAATGTGAACAATGTTGTGCTAGATGTTGAATTGAGTGATGATGACCAAAAAAACGAGTAA